In Tenebrio molitor chromosome 1, icTenMoli1.1, whole genome shotgun sequence, the sequence TTGTCTTAGACTAAAACATTTCTCCGACGGGTTTGATCATCAGTTCGTGTATCTGAAAATAATCTAATCAAAAACTACTCATTCTGACTGGTTCTCTCTTACTTGAACATGTGGCGGTGTTGACAAAACGTACAAAACCGAATCGGCCACATCTTCAGACTCCAACATCGGCATTTTCGTTCTCAGTCGTGGCATTTGCTTCATTGCTTCGACGATTTGCGGGgtgatttcaaaattattggtttGGGCAATTTCAGTGTCTACTCCTCCCGGACTTACACTCTAAAATGTCAGTCACAAACAACTCTCAAGCGGAGGGAAGTTCTTTaccgtaatttttattttgagccCTAAATGGTTAAGTTCTTGTCTCAGCGTTTCAGTCAAAGCCGTCACTGCGTGTTTAGACGCAGGGTAGACATTCAATCCGGGAAAATTTGGTACTCCGTGACCCCCGACACTGTTAATATGGATAATGTGACCGTCGATTTTGTTAGATTTCATGACCTTGACCGCCTCTCTGGTTGCAATGCACAGACCCATGACGTTGGTGTCGAGGACTCTCTTCCATTTTTCGGTGTCGCCTTCGGTTAAATTTGTCTGCTGGATAATTCCAGCGTTGTTCACCAAGATATGAACCGGACCCAAATTGTCAGAAGTCCATTTGAAGGCGTTCAGAATGTCCTCTTCTTTAGAGATATCTGCTTTGACGGCATGAAGTTTACCTTTCTTACTTTGAAGTTTCTTAGCTAATTCCTCCACACGTTCAGACCGTCGTGCAAGACCCACCACCTTCGACAAAGACGGAATGGGAAGTTGTTCACGATGTTGTTAAATCTCACCTGCAAACCTTCTTCGACCAATTGTTTCGCTACGGCTGCACCAATTCCAGCACTAGCACCAGTGACGATGGCCACTTTGCCTCTCCAGCGTTCCATCGAGATCACCATGTTTTCGAATCAACTTGTTCTGAGAAAGTGAACCTGTTTAAATTCGTACAGATAATTCAACTAAAGCAAACAGTCTTATctcagtttttatttattgcatcACTAGATTatgataaaaacgaaaataaaagACAATTCAATACATTCATTTGTACAATGttaaattacatttacaaGTACGCAGAGAGATATGTGGATATATGGaagtatttttgtaaatatgaaAAGTGAACCAAAATGCAAttgcttttacaaataaataataaactattgaatttttatctaaattttattaagatCAAAATAATAATCCATATTTGATTGAATATAATACGTCTTTAACATCAGtttaatcattttttgaaCTAAAGCACTTCTCCCATTGGTTGAATTGTCAACTCGGGTATCTGAAAATATCATAATCAAAAACCGCTCATTCTTCATCTTACTTCATCTCTTACTTGAACATCTGGAGGAGTAGATAGGACGTACAAAACCGCATTGGCCACATTTTCAGATGTCAACTTTGGATGTTTCTTCATCTCTTCAATTCTTTTCGGATCGGTTATAGCATTCCGCCCAAATTCAGTTTCCACTATTCCTGGACTCACACTCTACAATTTAGAAAATCACAAACAACTTCGAAACCTAGCGCATTTCTGTACCGTAATTTTGATCTTGAGTCCCAAATGTCTCAACTCGTGTCTCAGCGTTTCAGTCAGAGCCGTCACAGCAAATTTGCTGGCTGGATACACATTACCTCCAGGTGAAGGCAGTACACGGTGACCAAGAACGCTGTTAATGTGAATAATGTGGCCGTCAATTTTTTTAGCTTGCATGATTTTGACCGCCTCTCTGGTCGCAATACACAAACCCATGACGTTGGTGTCGAAGATGCTCTTCCATTTTTCAGTGTCGCCTCCGATTAAGTTTGTCTCTTGGATAATTCCAGCGTTGTTCACCAAGATATGAACCGGACCCAAATTGTCAGAAGTCCATTTGAAAGCCTTCAGAATGTCTTCTTCTTTAGAGATATCCGCTTTGACGGCGTGAAGTGTACCTTTTTTGCCTTGAAGTTTCTTGGCTATTTCTTCCACACGTTCGACGCGTCGTGCAAGACCAACCACCTTCGATAATTATTCAATGCAAAATTGTTCACGAAATAGTTAAATAGCTCACCTGCAAACCTTCTTCGACCAATTGTTCCGCAATGGCCGCACCGATTCCAGCACTAGCACCAGTGACAATGGCCACTTTGCCTCTCCAGCGATCCATCGAGACCACCATCTTTTCAAATCAACTTGTTCTGAGAAAATGAACCAGTTTAAATTCGTGTAGATAATAATCCATCTAAAATATGCTGGTCATacctcaatttttatctaTTGTGTCATCAGATTATGATAAAAACTAAAGTAAACAACAAATCAATACATTCAATTGTACAATGGTGAATGTAGTTAAGGTTTTCACAAATAAGTAATAaaccattaaatttttatttaaattttattaagaacaaaaataataatccaTGTTTAATTATCAGTCTGGACTAAAACATTTCTCCCATTGGTTGAATAGTCAATTCGGGTATCTGAAAATATCATAATCAAAAACTACTCTTTCcaaacaattcatctattACTTGAACATCCGGAGGAGTTGATAGGACGTACAAAACCGCATTGGCCACATTTTCAGACGTCAACTTTGGATGTTTCTTCATCGCTTCAATTCTTTTCGGATCGGTTATAGCATTCCGACCAAATTCAGTTTCCACTATTCCCGGACTCAAACTCTACAATTTAGAAGATCATAAACAACTTCCAAACGGGGCACGTTTTCGTACCGTAATTTTGATCTTGAGCCCCAAATGTCTCAACTCGTGTCTCAGCGTTTCAGTCAGAGCTGTGACAGCAAATTTGCTGGCTGGGTATACATTCAGTCCAGGAAGAGGGGGTATGCCATGGCCAAGGGTGCTGTTAATGTGAATGATATGGCCGTCAATTTTTTTAGCTTGCATGATTTTGACCGCCTCTCTGGTCGCAATACACAAACCCATGACGTTGGTGTCGAAGATGCTCTTCCATTTTTCGGTGTCGCCTCCGACTAAGTTTGTCTCTTGGATAATTCCAGCGTTGTTCACCAAGATATGAACCGGACCCAAATTGTCGGAGGTCCATTTGAAAGCCTTCAGAATGTCTTCTTCTTTAGAGATATCTGCTTTGACGGCGTGAAGTTTACCTTTTTTGCCTTGAAGTTTCTTGGCTGTTTCTTCCACACGTTCGACGCGTCGTGCAAGACCAACCACCttcgataattattattcaatgCAAAATTGTTAACGAAATGTGTAGTTGTATTGCTCACCTGTAAACCTTCTTCGACCAATTGTTTTGCAATGGCCGCACCGATTCCAGCACTAGCACCAGTGACGATGGCCACTTTGCCTCTCCAGCGATCCAGGGAACTCAGCGACATTTTGGTGATCTTTTCAAATCAGCCTGTTCTCATCAACTAAATCTGTTTGAGTACCTGTAGAGAGATTTATACAAAATGTGCAAGTCATGACATTGCTTTTCTCAATAGCTTATCTAATCTTCTTAACATGTTATAAATTTACACTTTGGTTAGAACAATGTATCTATatgattattttcaaatataaatatatttatcaattatcacaTGTTAATATCAATTAAGTTGTTTTTGTCGCAAAAAGCGTCAAGGTTGGGAGATTTATGCTGttgaaagtgatttttaatagtgtaaccattattattaaatcaatcatcaactattaaatttttagtaaAAGTTTATTacgaacaaaataataattcatatttaattaattataatatgtCTTTAAAATCATCAGTTTAATCATTTTTTGGACTAAAACTCTTCTCCCATTGGTTGGATTGTCAATTCGGGTATCTGAAAATAACATAATCAAAAACCGCTACTCATTCTTCACCTTACTTCATCTCTTACTTGAACATCCGGAGGAGTAGATAGGACGTACAAAACCGCATTAGCCACACTTTCAGACGTCAACCGAGGAAATTTCTTCATCTCTTCAAGTACTGTCGGATCCGTTATAGCATTCCGAGCAAATTCACTGGCCACTCTTCCTGGACTGAGACTctacaatttcaaaaataacaacCAACTTCCCAACCTGACGTATTTCTGTACCGTGCTTTTGATCTTGAGCCCCAAGTGTCTCAGCTCGTGTCTCAGCGTTTCAGTCAGTGCTGTCACAGCAAATTTGCTGGCTGGGTACACATTCCTTCCAGGTAAAGTCAGTATACGGTGACCAACGATGCTGTTAATGTTGATAATGTGGCCGTCGATCTTGTTAGCTTGCATGATTTTGACTGCCTCCCTGGTCGCAATGCACAAACCCATGACGTTGGTTTCGAAGATTTCTCTCCATTTTTCTGTGCTCCCATCTATCGTCAGGTTTGTCCTGTGGGTGAGTCCAGCGTTGTTCACTAAGATGTGAACAGGACCCACATTGTCGGAAGTCCATTTGAAGGCGTTCAGGATGTCTTGTTCCTTGGATATATCTGCTTTACAAGCGTGAAGTTTCCCTTTTTTCCCTTGAAGTCTTTTGGCTAGTTCTTCCACACGTTCCACGCGTCGTGCAAGACCGACCACCTTCGATAATTATTCAATGCAAAATTGTTCATGAAATAGTTAAATTGCTCACCTGTAGACCTTCTTCGACCAACTGCTCCGCAAGGGCTGCACCGATTCCAGCACTAGCACCAGTGACAATTGCCACTTTGCCTCTCCAGCGATCCAGTGAAATCAGCGACATTTTGGTGATCTTTTCAAATCAACCTGTTCTCATAAACTGAATCTGTTTGAATTGCGTGTAGACATAtttatacaaaatatgaaagtcATCATGACCTTGCATTTCTCAATGGTTTATCTAATCTCCTTAACGTACAATTATAACATAATTGTATCCTttggtgtttaaaaaataattagagaaGTGTACTTTTCGGTTCAATTTAAATGCGTTCTTTTCAAACCAGTTAACGTGTGTTTTATTGAATAattcatcaagttggctatgacGTTTTAATGAAAGAAGATAGAGCGAAGAAGGGATGATGGATGATAGTTGACAGATGTCATTTGTGTTTCACGCGTGTAACGTAACGTCTTTTTTTAGTTGAATCTCGTTTCCTGTGGAATAACAATAAATCAACATTCGTTTTTTCTAACACTTTAAGAAAACTTTGGCCAGAGCTGTAAATTTGTTTCTTGGAACTGCTAGTCTTTTGCGAAAACCAGGCACTGAAGCAGTTCGAAAACGAACAGACGAAATTGTTGCTAATGCTCAAGACTTTATGTTAAATGCACCAAAAGCATCAATCCGACAATTGCGTTTACATCTTTATCCCTATTGTGTCTCCCGCAGTGCAGGAATTGAAGCTAGTAGATTGTCCAAGAAGATTAAATCTTTGCAATTGATTTGTGGACAACGTAGGCAATAATGTCTCGGTGTGCATTTCATGCtttcaatattaaaaaaaaaacacatctaTGGTCCATTTTTTACGtccctttaaaaattacagaatacgccccaGAGCCTGTTATTTAAAGATAACACCCTAGGGAATTATTTCTATAATAACGTCTCAGAAAATTGGGTCATTATCGTTCGATAACAATAAAGTTGGACATTAAGGGCCGGTTTTTCAATCgatgattaatttttgattaaggtttaatttgtaattaacacAATGTTACCGTTTTTCAACCTatgattaacaaaaaagttcATGTTAATTCTTATTTCAcaatgttgtgaaaaattattcaaaggCTACTTGATGAACATTCGAATTAAACACTCGATAGTTCCATGTAAGATTATCTTGGCGTTGCCTGAATCGAAGGCGTGACATGTGAAAAGCACTTAGATACTTagatgaaaaaaatcaaaccaaCAAACATGTCTCTATCACATCTTATTATCAATTAATGCAGCAATTATGTTGTTTTTGCCACAAAATCCGATTAGGTCGAGAGGTTTGTGGTGAAAGTAATTTTCAATGGCGCAATTAGTTTTACTATTATGTATTAGTTTTAAACACGCTTCGGTAGTTTAACCACGTATTCATGTTTGGAGAAGATGTGCACGTCAAtgaatgcaacatttttttcagaCTATCAAATATATCACATTCTTAtaagaatgacaaatggcaaagaacctacctcattgtgaaacaggcttcggcgtatatcaTTCTGCGCAACTAAAGCCCCATCccccttttttttaactataTCTGTTCGTTGTCCcggttatacagggtgttctcgaagttgacgcgttccttgtaacacgaggtactacacattattcttaagaattttagcctaaatcttcttagtaaaatgtttgtattaacggagataattgattgtatattttttttgttttctaaaattttaagtccggtcctgtccatttctccgctgtactagattaataactaacctggcccagaatggtgtctttccggaaatcgctttgcaatactctctggacgctgcagatgcattctgataacgtgataacattgcatttgcaacatgtctgtgagctcattattttcctaataataaagccatttcgactaattagatgacaactctgacagtagttttgattaacgtccatgcttatttgatttttttttgtcaattccaatttctaataaatcagcgcaaatttgagcaggaccggtttcaaaaatttcaaaaaaattaacttattgtatcttcattgccgtacacattttactaaggtgattttggctaaaattctttagaacaacgcatactatcacatgttaaaaggaacgcctcaacttcgaaaacaccctgtataatatttttgaaaagtttgtaTTACGTATTATTCTTgttgcatttatttttatatacatGTAACCATGTAGTAACTATAATAGTGTTAAGTATATTCATATATTATACAACTAGAGgattgaaaattctcgattatacGAGACGTGTTGCCCGGAAACACCACGAGATCGTAGATCGAGTGGTATTTCCGGCAACACGTCgagtaatcgagaattttccatcctcgagttgtatacgggtagactatatcatgaattaaataaataaataaataaacaggttCCCGAAACCGACTGGGCGCATTCAGTATCAGAGCGATTTAATGTGACGTTAATGTGACAGTTAGcgcaaaaatatttgtaagttaaggcggcgagcgaaaatacaaaggttggtatattcgaatatacaaAGGTTCGTATATTCGAAATCGCCCTGGTTACTACAATAACCGCTGTAATACAtggtaactaaagaaaatcaaagattcTTATTGGTTTAGAATGTAATGAATGATATAGTCGCAGAAATGATATTATCTTGTTGTTTATGTATTTCAGTCACAAGCGTAATTTGTTGAATACACCAAGATAAGTAAGTTACATCAAAAAGTATAAAGAGCTCTTTATCTTTGCTTACGATCAAAGAATggaatagaaattttttattaaaaaacactCTTACAATTAGATAAAGACAAGTTGCAAGTCATTTTTTATGCCGCAATCGTTTAATTCCGAACGACAAAATATCTTCAGAGCTTcactaattattaattatttagatgTTATACAACtgcttaaaattatttttcctgaAAGCGtcaaagaaaatcaaaatttcaagGCTATCTTGACCCTAGAAAATTGATCTTTACCTGACTAGTACTGTAAAATTATTACCTGACTCGTATTACAGTACTGGTAAAATGTAAGGTGGGTAATAAATCTTGTATTACAGCGGCCGCAACATCTGACTACATTATAAGGAACGTCATTTTCTTCTTCGATCATGTccagttttttatttatcaaaacaCTGCACcccaaaatataaaaaatacactGTAAACTGTACGAAacgaaaactaataaaactgcttgtttataaatatttttttcatgccACCATGGATACCGGAACCCGACGTTTTTTAACAGACGTGATTAGGTTgtaaaatttcacatttttacgaatatttgtttttaattttgcggTTTCAGGAAAATTCTTATACATTATACGTCATGAAAGTGTGACTACGCTACGCATCCTCGTACTCTTCAATAAGCAATAAATATTGGCTTGGAtgacaataattgtggaaCATTACATCAAAGAGAAACAAAAGGTAATTGCTttctcaaataaataataaactattaaatttttatctaaattttattaagtaactacaaaatatgtaataatccatattaaaaaaaaaaacttctgaagtttcaggttttgccgctgaaatttcgtcaaattacgtatttaaaggtttagcttTTGCAAcctcaggcgattcaaaatcaaagaaattcctttttgagaagatttcccttgccattcaacgtggaaacgctgcaagcattcgggcacttttccagattccgcattattatgttatgtactcgtatataatccatatttgattaattataaaatgtctttaaaatcgtcgttttaataattttttggacTAAAACTCTTCTCCCATTGGTTGGATCATCAATTCGGGTATCTGAAAATATCATAATCAAAAACCGCTCATTCTTCAACTTATTCCATCTCTTACTTGAACATCCGGAGGAGTAGATAGGACGTACAAAACCGCATTAGCCACACTTTCAGATGTCAACCGTGGAAGTTTCTTCATCTCTTCAAGTATTTTCGGATCGGTTACAACATTCTGTCCAAATTCAGTAGCCACTCTTCCTGGACTCAAACTCTATAacttaaaaaatgataaacaacTTCCAAAACTACGTCATTGTTGTACCGTAATTTTGATCTTGAGCCCCAAGTGTCTCAACTCGTGTCTCAGCGTTTCAGTCAGAGCCGTAACAGCAAATTTGCTGGCTGGGTACACATTCCTTCCAGGTAATGTCAGTATACGGTGACCAACGATACtgttaatgtggataatgtggCCGTCGATTTTTTTAGCTTGCATGATTTTGACCGCCTCTCTGGTCGCAATGCACAAACCCATGACGTTGGTTTCGAAGATTTGTCTCCACTTTTCTGTGTCTCCTTCTGTCGTCAGGTTTGTTTTCTGGGCGACTCCAGCGTTGTTCACCAAGATATGGACAGGACCCACATTATCGGAAGTCCATTTGAAGGCGTTCAGAATGTCTTCTTCCTTAGATATATCTGCTTTGACGGCGTGAAGTTTTCCTTTCTTGCCTTTAAGTTTCTTGGCTAGTTCTTCCACACGTTCGACGCGTCGTGCAAGACCAACCACCTTCGATAGTCATTCAGTGCATAATTGTTCAGGAAATAGTTAAATTGCTCACCTGTAAACCTTCTTGGACCAATTGTTCCGCAATGGCTGCACCGATTCCAGCACTAGCACCAGTGATGATGGCCACTTTGCCTCTCCAGCGATCCAGTGAAATCAGCGACATTTTGGTGATCTTTCCAAATCAAGCTATTCTCATAAACTGAATCTGATCAGGTGCGTGTAGGCCGATTTATCAGAATATTCAAGTCATgatctgacatttctcagtaACTTATCTAATCTCCTCAACACATTATCTAAGTCTACACTTTGacgttcaaaaaaatattgtgagaaaaaatctatacagggtgttttcgaagttgaggcattccttgtaacacgatgtactatacattattcttaagaattttagcctaaatcttcttatagtattgccgttataactttttatctgctccgcccactaaaattgaccactcagaatcaaagccagattcaatctgtacaacttttcatcacattttgctgtcaagttcacaattattgttttaggttctaaaaaataaaatgtcattcagacaattcgaatgtcagaaatttttactgtgtaaatcagatcgtcttaacaacctatttgattggtaactaagaaaatgaaatgggcggggcagataaaatgttacgttgtccttagtatagtaaaatgtttgtattaacggagataattgattgtatatttttattgttttctaaaattttgagtccggtcctgtctattgctccgctgtactagattaatagcTGACGTGGCTCTGGATGGtatctttctggaaatcgctctgggtagtctctggacgccgcagctgcattctgataacgtgataacattgcccatacattagcaacatatctgagagctcattattttcgtaatgataaagccattccgactaattagatgacaactctgacaatatttttgattaacgtccatgctcatttgatttttttttttgtcaactcttaatttctaacaaatcagcgcaaattcgagcaggaccggtttcaaaaatttcaaaaaaattaacttattgtatcttcattgccgtacacattttactcaggtgattttggctaaaactctttagaacaatgcagactatcacatgttaaaaggaacgcctcaacttcgcaaacaccctgtataaatattttaatgtccGACTTTATTGTTATCGAACGATAATGACCCAATTTTCTGATACGTTACCATAGAAATAATCCCCTAGAACGTTATTTTTAGATAACAAGCTCTAGGATATTATATGTCCCTTGTTGCTTAGTTACGACCAAGTTTAatgtatataccgggtgtattatgataaatctttggtgctataacaaAATCAtttagaaacactatagcccgacatgctatgattttttttttgacattatattttttgacagaccgcagctaactttgttttataagttgcactgtatatttttttaatctttattctgatagatgtttatcttctgaatacacaaacattaaaataaaaaatcaaatacaaaaGTAATCATTCATATTTGATTcatgtagattttttttggaCTAAAACTCATCTCCCATTGCTTGAATTGTCAATTCGGGTACCTAGAAAAAGTCTAATCAAACCCATTCTTCCAAAACGATTAATCAATTACTTGAACGTCCGGTGGAGTCGACAGCACATACAAAACCGCATTGGCCACATTTTCAGGCTTCAACCTTGGAACGTTCTTCATCTGTTCAAGTATTTTTGGATCGGTTACATTACCAAATTCTGTGGCACATCTTCCCGGACTCACACTCTGAAACTTCAACAATCACAAACAACCTCCAAACGGGGCGACATTCTTTACCGTAATTTTGACCTTAAGTCCCAAATGTCTCAATTCGTGTCTCAGCGTTTCGGTCAGAGCTGTGACACAGTGTTTGCTCGCTGGATACACATTCCGTCCTGGTAAATTCGGTACGCGGTGACCAGTGGTGCTGTTAATGTGGATAACGTGACCGTCGATTTTTTTAGCTTGCATGATTTTGACCGCCTCCCTGGTCGCAATGCACAAACCCATGACGTTGGTGTCGAAGATTTTTCTCCATTTTTCTGTGTCCCCTTCTGTCGTCAGGTTTGTCTTCTGGGTGAGTCCAGCGTTATTCACCAAGATATGGACGGGGCCCAGGTTGTCGGAAGTCCATTTGAAGGCGTTCAGGATGTCTTCTTCCTTGGATATATCTGCTTTGACGCCGTGAAGCTTACCTTTCTTGCCTTTAAGTTTCTTGGCTAGTTCTTCCACACGTTCGACGCGTCGTGCAAGACCAACCACCTTCGATATAATTATTCAATGCAAAATTGTTCACGAATTATGTAGTTAATTTGCTCACCTGTAAACCTTGTTCGACCAATTGTTCCGCAATAGCTGCACCGATTCCAGCGCTAGCACCAGTGACGATGGCCACTTTGCCTTTCCAGCGATCCAGTGATATTGGCGACATTTTGGTTATCCTTTCTAATCAACCTGTTCTGATAAACTGAATCTGTTTGAGTGCGTGTAGACATATTTATACGAAATATTGAAATCATGACTTTACATTTGTCAATAGCTTATCTAATCTTCTTAACATATTATGAGTCTATACTTtggtgtttaaaaattatttagaaaaatgtatCTATGATTatgcgtttttaaaatatttaatcacttaagatttatatcaaaaaattgatcgtcaataaaaatgctgtaaggagaaactggtccttgaaagacgtctggtttgcaagaaaaaagaaaaaaactgtgttaaacgtggctgcagatgcaaaaaggtagacgcgtatgaaacaaacgcgcactaTCGCCAAATTTTGGTCACCCCTCTTCGCACAAATGCAGGTGatatatttgacgtttatctttctaacacaaagttaaagacaacatttggacgtaatttattacactggatgctttaattcttccataaaggactaaaacacgatcgggatattttagcaaggtaatttagttcacgtatgCTTCCTGTGTCTTGAAATAAATTGACGGCTCGCTAaaccttaaattttgtaaagcctataTTTgaatagtgttccacgagaaaacgaactgtgtcattgaagttcttacgtcACTCTCCCTacgcaaaaattgtttcctttttcaacaatattgaaatttctgccaatgtagtctatttttagagtattttcaatgaatttacacaatttgacttttataataaacgcgcccacttttgacagattttaaggggtgtacaaaatgttgcttggcaactttttatcaattatttcaaaatcataaggtaactgctcaaataccttctaaatttagatcaaatttttaacaacaaaatctaatcttttcgttgaatcagacgaatgatttagttaattttttgtgtagacacctatttattaatgtttaccaatctaataataattgcgcttaattttcaataaagtgtTAATGtgttaaaataacattttttaacttgaggtaattttattattactaattgaaccttcaaagtctaaaatttcataaaaatcggTTGGCAAATAACCCAGATATTATGTttgaaagtcttagctgagacacactgtataaCGCATCATAAATTTAGCCAATTTTGCATAGTGACAATGTATTGATAAGTGAATACATATAGCCTTGATGACGTGGTATAACCACTTTGGTTATTCGATGGCGCCAACAATGTAACAATTGTTTGACGCTTGTTGATAAAcatcagaaagaaaaaatgtcaattttcgTGCAAGTTGATTTGTTATACCGTaggagccaaaaaaaaatgccattaAGGATGGCTATGACACAGTCGGTAATGCGCTTGTGCACTGTAAGTTGCAGGGAAAAAATAcctataattgtttatttaaataacccATTTCAGGATTCCACAAATGCATGACGAATTTCTTTATCAAAGACACTGCACTTTCTTTTTTATAGCTAACCttgatgacattttttttgctcttgcggtataatcaaaatgaatactACTCGAGCAAACGAAAATAATCATTATACGTAcagtcggtggacaaataaaactgggacaaaaatgacaatcacataagtcaaaatttacaaatttgcatcgtttaattacgggtt encodes:
- the LOC138123802 gene encoding farnesol dehydrogenase-like gives rise to the protein MSLISLDRWRGKVAIITGASAGIGAAIAEQLVQEGLQVVGLARRVERVEELAKKLKGKKGKLHAVKADISKEEDILNAFKWTSDNVGPVHILVNNAGVAQKTNLTTEGDTEKWRQIFETNVMGLCIATREAVKIMQAKKIDGHIIHINSIVGHRILTLPGRNVYPASKFAVTALTETLRHELRHLGLKIKITSLSPGRVATEFGQNVVTDPKILEEMKKLPRLTSESVANAVLYVLSTPPDVQIPELMIQPMGEEF
- the LOC138123871 gene encoding farnesol dehydrogenase-like — encoded protein: MVVSMDRWRGKVAIVTGASAGIGAAIAEQLVEEGLQVVGLARRVERVEEIAKKLQGKKGTLHAVKADISKEEDILKAFKWTSDNLGPVHILVNNAGIIQETNLIGGDTEKWKSIFDTNVMGLCIATREAVKIMQAKKIDGHIIHINSVLGHRVLPSPGGNVYPASKFAVTALTETLRHELRHLGLKIKITSVSPGIVETEFGRNAITDPKRIEEMKKHPKLTSENVANAVLYVLSTPPDVQIPELTIQPMGEVL
- the LOC138123859 gene encoding farnesol dehydrogenase-like, which produces MSLSSLDRWRGKVAIVTGASAGIGAAIAKQLVEEGLQVVGLARRVERVEETAKKLQGKKGKLHAVKADISKEEDILKAFKWTSDNLGPVHILVNNAGIIQETNLVGGDTEKWKSIFDTNVMGLCIATREAVKIMQAKKIDGHIIHINSTLGHGIPPLPGLNVYPASKFAVTALTETLRHELRHLGLKIKITSLSPGIVETEFGRNAITDPKRIEAMKKHPKLTSENVANAVLYVLSTPPDVQIPELTIQPMGEMF
- the LOC138123792 gene encoding farnesol dehydrogenase-like isoform X2, whose amino-acid sequence is MVISMERWRGKVAIVTGASAGIGAAVAKQLVEEGLQVVGLARRSERVEELAKKLQSKKGKLHAVKADISKEEDILNAFKWTSDNLGPVHILVNNAGIIQQTNLTEGDTEKWKRVLDTNVMGLCIATREAVKVMKSNKIDGHIIHINSVGGHGVPNFPGLNVYPASKHAVTALTETLRQELNHLGLKIKITSVSPGGVDTEIAQTNNFEITPQIVEAMKQMPRLRTKMPMLESEDVADSVLYVLSTPPHVQIIFRYTN
- the LOC138123880 gene encoding farnesol dehydrogenase-like, which translates into the protein MSPISLDRWKGKVAIVTGASAGIGAAIAEQLVEQGLQVVGLARRVERVEELAKKLKGKKGKLHGVKADISKEEDILNAFKWTSDNLGPVHILVNNAGLTQKTNLTTEGDTEKWRKIFDTNVMGLCIATREAVKIMQAKKIDGHVIHINSTTGHRVPNLPGRNVYPASKHCVTALTETLRHELRHLGLKVKITSVSPGRCATEFGNVTDPKILEQMKNVPRLKPENVANAVLYVLSTPPDVQVPELTIQAMGDEF
- the LOC138123812 gene encoding farnesol dehydrogenase-like — encoded protein: MSLISLDRWRGKVAIVTGASAGIGAALAEQLVEEGLQVVGLARRVERVEELAKRLQGKKGKLHACKADISKEQDILNAFKWTSDNVGPVHILVNNAGLTHRTNLTIDGSTEKWREIFETNVMGLCIATREAVKIMQANKIDGHIININSIVGHRILTLPGRNVYPASKFAVTALTETLRHELRHLGLKIKSTSLSPGRVASEFARNAITDPTVLEEMKKFPRLTSESVANAVLYVLSTPPDVQIPELTIQPMGEEF
- the LOC138123792 gene encoding farnesol dehydrogenase-like isoform X1, encoding MVISMERWRGKVAIVTGASAGIGAAVAKQLVEEGLQVVGLARRSERVEELAKKLQSKKGKLHAVKADISKEEDILNAFKWTSDNLGPVHILVNNAGIIQQTNLTEGDTEKWKRVLDTNVMGLCIATREAVKVMKSNKIDGHIIHINSVGGHGVPNFPGLNVYPASKHAVTALTETLRQELNHLGLKIKITSVSPGGVDTEIAQTNNFEITPQIVEAMKQMPRLRTKMPMLESEDVADSVLYVLSTPPHVQIHELMIKPVGEMF